One segment of Alnus glutinosa chromosome 2, dhAlnGlut1.1, whole genome shotgun sequence DNA contains the following:
- the LOC133859529 gene encoding O-fucosyltransferase 27, which produces MKEEGKMALNSRLKWVGLVGLVLSAISLFIHLLLARFTEDGYTEYQSSIIVFSWRPIFGNANFPRTSPTYRRLWGPVRRFESLHPDANSRGSYADPSSKTNGFIFVRIQGGFHEIRNSICDVVVVSRLLNATLVIPEIQSTTSSKGISSEFKSFAYLYNEDQFMAALAKDVNIVKTLPKNLKWARRKKEIPSFKVRYSASPYYYLNQVLLVLKKHSVVELVVSEGGCLQAILPPVLEQVEELQRLRCRVAFHALRFRQEIQELATQILFRLRTPGRPFIAYDPGMTREALAYHGCAELFQDVHTELIQHKRSWMKKRGIVKGTLSVNSAKQRLTGSCPLMPEEVGILLRAYGYSGDAIIYVSGGEVFGGQRTLIPLHAMFENVVDRTSLSTPWELSSLYGREASSYPRTPPSIEKEMKHEAWKTAGPRPRPLPPPPARPKSYNIEGWWGWVAESDNEPESTVMELRTNAHKLLWEAIDYVICVEADVFITGFDRDGKGHPNFASLVMGHRLYQSAAMKTFRPDRKEVVKLLDEIGDHLYHANHTWLTSVRKHMRKTLLDGLIEASTKSKPKSFLSHPVPECSCLMHDSTETSVHASSPSTQSQVQAALGVSHQCPAWMDGDLIMRSKDKDNEEDLDEDDSTSSGLFFRPSGENHENGGGESNNKEEAQLDDQEELDGGER; this is translated from the exons aTGAAAGAGGAGGGGAAGATGGCCTTGAATTCTAGACTGAAATGGGTTGGTCTGGTTGGGCTTGTGCTATCTGCTATTTCTCTCTTCATTCACCTTTTGCTTGCTAGATTCACTGAGGACGGCTATACAGAGTACCAGTCTTCAATCATAGTCTTCTCCTGGCGACCTATCTTTGGAAATGCAAATTTTCCCAGAACT AGTCCAACGTATAGACGACTGTGGGGTCCAGTAAGGCGTTTTGAATCTTTGCATCCTGATGCAAATTCCAGAGGATCCTATGCTG ATCCCAGTTCAAAAACAAATGGGTTTATATTTGTTAGAATACAAGGTGGTTTCCATGAGATCCGGAATTCG ATTTGTGATGTGGTTGTGGTTTCTCGGCTTCTTAATGCTACCTTAGTAATTCCTGAGATCCAGTCAACTACAAGCAGCAAGGGGATAAG TTCTGAGTTCAAGAGTTTTGCATACCTGTACAATGAGGACCAGTTCATGGCAGCATTAGCAAAAGATGTCAATATTGTGAAGACCCTTCCAAAAAATCTCAAATGGGcaaggagaaagaaagaaattccaAGTTTCAAAGTGCGTTACTCAGCTTCTCCATATTATTATCTGAACCAAGTTCTCTTAGTATTGAAGAAGCATTCAGTGGTTGAACTAGTTGTGTCTGAAGGTGGATGCTTGCAG GCGATCCTTCCTCCCGTACTTGAACAAGTTGAAGAGCTACAAAGGCTGAGATGTAGGGTTGCTTTCCATGCTCTCCGGTTCCGACAGGAGATCCAGGAACTTGCCACCCAAATTTTATTCAG gTTACGGACTCCTGGACGGCCATTTATAGCTTATGACCCTGGGATGACCAGAGAAGCTTTAGCATATCATGGTTGTGCTGAACTCTTCCAG GATGTTCATACGGAGCTCATCCAGCACAAAAGGTCTTGGATGAAAAAACGTGGGATTGTCAAGGGGACGCTTTCAGTGAATTCGGCTAAGCAACGCCTTACTGGTTCTTGTCCATTAATGCCAGAAGAG GTTGGTATTCTTCTTCGTGCGTATGGATACTCAGGGGATGCAATAATATATGTGTCTGGCGGTGAAGTCTTTGGTGGCCAAAGGACGTTGATTCCTCTTCATGCTATGTTTGAAAACGTTGTTGATAGGACTTCCCTTAGCACCCCCTGGGAGCTCAGTAGTCTTTACGGTCGTGAGGCTAGCAGTTATCCTAGAACTCCACCTTCAATTGAGAAAGAGATGAAGCATGAAGCTTGGAAAACTGCAGGGCCACGTCCTCGCCCGCTTCCACCGCCTCCAGCACGGCCAAAATCATATAACATTGAGGGTTGGTGGGGTTGGGTGGCTGAGAGTGACAATGAGCCTGAGAGTACAGTGATGGAGTTGCGTACCAATGCCCATAAATTGCTATGGGAAGCAATCGACTATGTGATATGTGTTGAAGCTGATGTTTTCATCACTGGATTTGATCGTGATGGCAAGGGACATCCAAATTTTGCCAGCTTAGTAATGGGGCACAGACTCTACCAGTCAGCGGCAATGAAAACATTTAGGCCGGACAG AAAAGAAGTTGTCAAGCTTTTAGATGAAATCGGTGACCATCTATATCATGCCAACCATACTTGGCTAACATCAGTACGCAAGCATATGAGAAAGACATTGCTGGATGGACTGATAGAAGCATCCACgaaatcaaaaccaaaatctTTTCTCTCTCATCCAGTCCCCGAATGTTCTTGCCTGATGCATGACTCTACTGAAACATCAGTTCATGCTTCAAGTCCTTCAACTCAGTCACAAGTTCAGGCTGCTCTTGGAGTTTCGCATCAATGCCCTGCTTGGATGGACGGTGATTTGATAATGCGGTCAAAAGACAAGGATAATGAAGAGGATCTTGATGAAGATGATTCCACATCATCTGGATTGTTTTTTCGACCTAGTGGTGAAAATCATGAAAATGGAGGTGGGGAGTCAAACAACAAAGAAGAAGCTCAGCTGGATGATCAAGAGGAGCTAGATGGTGGAGAAAGATGA